A window of the Phaseolus vulgaris cultivar G19833 chromosome 5, P. vulgaris v2.0, whole genome shotgun sequence genome harbors these coding sequences:
- the LOC137834632 gene encoding 21 kDa protein-like, producing the protein MANSGILLLLLLCTLQCALTLSNPTNFIKSSCSATQYPALCVESLSVYAAAIQQDPHQLVQTALSLALNKTESTKTFVAKCNKFKGLKPREYAALKDCVEEISDGVDRLSRSLKELKLCKLKGQDFDWHMSNVETWVSSALTDESTCGDGFAGKALSGKIKDAIRGRMVNVAQVTSNALSLINQYAAKH; encoded by the coding sequence atggcAAACTCTGGGATTCTCCTTCTGCTTCTCCTCTGCACCCTCCAGTGCGCCCTCACTCTCTCCAACCCCACCAACTTCATCAAGTCCTCCTGCAGCGCCACCCAGTACCCCGCCCTCTGCGTGGAGTCGCTCTCCGTCTACGCCGCCGCCATCCAGCAGGACCCCCACCAGCTGGTCCAGACCGCCCTCTCCCTCGCCCTCAACAAAACCGAGTCCACCAAAACCTTCGTGGCCAAGTGCAACAAGTTCAAGGGCCTGAAGCCGCGAGAATACGCCGCCCTAAAAGACTGCGTGGAGGAGATCAGCGACGGCGTGGACCGCCTCTCGCGCTCCCTGAAGGAGCTGAAGCTCTGCAAGCTGAAGGGCCAGGACTTCGACTGGCACATGAGCAACGTGGAGACGTGGGTCAGCTCTGCGCTCACCGACGAGAGCACGTGCGGCGACGGGTTCGCCGGAAAGGCGCTGAGCGGGAAGATCAAGGACGCCATCAGGGGCAGAATGGTGAATGTGGCTCAGGTCACCAGCAATGCCCTCTCTCTCATCAACCAGTATGCTGCCAAACACTAG